GGCCCTTAAGAATTGGGGGCCCTGTGTGGTGGCACCACTTGCGCCACCCCAGGGCCGCCCCTATATGTACATAGTTGGGTGATTTCTTAATGTTTCTATTaggttatttcaatttcttaatgTTTCCATGACGTGGAACAGACGTCGTGCTTCGAAAAAGTTTCCATGACCCCTCCTTTCGACGACGCGGGTTACGACGCCTGATCCCCGTCATTAAATGCTTCCATGACGCAAATCAGACGTCATAGAAGGGCTTTTGTGTTGTAGTGATGTCATGGAGGTTCAAACCTTAGATCTCTAGTCTGCAAGTCAATGTCATTTTCCATTGCGCTAGACCCCATTGACACCACTCCTAATTaatttgtgtatatataactAAGGAAAATACTTGGCTCCTTGCATGTAAAGAGTCATTCCTTTTTGTAGACAAATCACAATATGACGTATAGTCTTTCGTTCAATAATTTGAATGAATTACATTTGCATATGCACTAAGAGACGAATGACTCCTGTAAGGAGTCAAGTAGTGGCCTATAATTAATCTCCATAGgcattttgattaaaatacaaaatcttcatcttctccatAGCGGAGCCCCAGGCAATCATGGTGCGGGCAAGGCACAGCAGGTGTGCAGCTTGAGGTTCCATTACCAGAAACTTGATGAGTTCCAGAGGCCCATGATGTTATGTTGACGTGGCTCATTctgattttgtgcaatttGGGCTTGCTGCACAGTTCAACGTGATTGCATTGTGCACAGCGCTGGTTACCCTCACTCCAGTATATGTCACATTGCTCAAACTGAGACTGCCTTTGTCTGccatattattataattaactTTTGCatataattagtaattattgttggcgtgacttgtggatattgacttactttccttacacaccaagaattcctattataattgtaattgatttactttaattcctgatttcctactgcaaatagatttaggaatttattatttacttgcccattcaggtttcgttgtattataaatatgacctcctacaaggagaagaatacacagaaaattcccacaaacaaatattctctcatagttttcatattttagcatggtatcagagcctggTTCGATCTAGGGACCTGTGCTTGTGTTCTTCTTGAAATTTAAGTCCTCTTCTCCCCCCTTAagaggggggagggggagtgAAAGGGATATGTTTATTGACCTATCCCAATTACCTTGACATATTTCCATGAAGATGTTGCTTATTTCTTGACTCCGACGACCCCTTCTCTTCAAGGGGAGAGGAGGATTGAAGAGAAGTTGTGTCTGAGTGAATTAGCTAAAGTTTATATGGAAGAATTTATTGTTGCCATTGTCTctactgccgtgctcacagggtttctgtgttctgccttatctacagccgtgctcacagggtttctgtgttttgctatgtgccctattttttagggtttgctcTTGTGTTTCCGCTGTGAACTTTGTTTTAGTTTGTCACTTGTTTCACTCGTGGTTGACTAAAAGATCTTCTCTACAATTGGTGCTTCTCAAGTATGGTGTCCTGTGACTCGCTTGTCAAGTTGGGCCTGCGAAATATCTTtgcccaacttgagggggagtgttggcgagtccttatttcataagaattttggttacttaccaattATATTTTGTCCTATTATAAtagatattattttatttagtgttatgggggttgatgattttttcaaccctcatggaggtagcaccaccgactcattctctcattctccaccaaccatcgttgagttgagtgcccagatggctccgctcctacagatgcagactttgacctCCGAACCCGACCCCGACCCCagactccgaagacgaccccgaccgaCGACGACctcgaccccgaccccgacgacgacccgactccgaagacgacccgaccccgaccccgaatttgtctctgattcagaccctgatcctgatttcgactccgactccggcctcgactcaggctcagattccgatcccaattcctactcaacttgtatcctatgcatcttccgctgcacagattatgacttctcgactaacgaccccgacacatggaccagattgcgcattttgtgaaatccgaggatcaattggcggatattttgacaaaggcgatttccagtaaagcattccacaattcactagatcagttgggcattagcgacatctatgcaccaacgtgagggggagtgttggcgtgacttgtggatattgacttactttccttacacaccaagaattcctattataattgtaattgatttactttaattcctgatttcctactgcaaatagatttaggaatttattatttacttgcccattcaggtttcgttgtattataaatatgacctcctacaaggagaagaatacacagaaaattcccacaaacaaatattctctcatagttttcatattttagcaattATATTGTGTGTGGATTTAGTTGTTATACTGTCTCGGGTTTAAATCCAGACAACACTCTTAATTAGACTTTCAAAATAATAAGCTTATTGCTTACCTGCCAGGTCTTGATCCTTGCTCCATACACAGACCCTTTAAAAGTACAATTTCCCACAAACACTTATTCAACTCTTTCATATGCTCCACCTGCTCCAAGGCTTCCCACGCTACAAGAGACCGAGTTATattcattttcatatttaCTCCCTCATGCAAAGTTCTGGATTCGAGTTCTAGTATCCGTGTAATATATGTgagagtttaatatgctatcacCCTTCTCAATAGGAAATgtcctaaaaaataaaaaaaaattatctcaTTCATATCCTATTTATACATTTTCCTAGTATTGCCGCAAGTGCATCCATCTCTCACAATAGTGAATGTGGAACTCACAGTTTCACATAAATTTTTCTCTTATCCGTCCTGTGCTACCTAATAATACCagaccaaaaataaacaaaaaattaggtTATTGACATACCTTATTCCATGCCCTGGGCCACACATAATCCCCCGTAATATTGatataagaaaaaatttccTTAATAGCAATGCAATCATCCCCTAACATTAATAATGAGTATTTTCAAGTCGTTATCATTCATAATAATAAGAACAAAAGCAACACGTAGTTTTTTTAAGAGAACCTCGCCAGTACGAAGAAaactatttaaataaaaaaagaatacctGATAATTAAGTGGTAGATATATGAGATTACCAGTTGTAATGGTACTTTGATGGATGTTCACATTTGTTGCGGAGTAGAGATCAATTCCATCAGTGTTAGGGCTTGATTCAGGAGCACTTATATTGAGATGAGAGAGAGTTACATTTTGGCTGTAACTTATACCAATGTGACCTTTTGAGCTATTACATGAGTGAGTCCCCTAAGCTGAAGATTAGGGCAGTTGTGGAGGTGTAATGCCtgcaatatatatatcacgCTTAATAAATTAGCCAATTCTTAATTACCCAAATTCTATTGGGGTTtttcatattatatttatCTATAATATGtagtgaataaaaaaaaattcataatatttAGAAGAGTGTCTTACTCTAGGTCTATAGTAGGTTCCCACACTCTGAAAGGGACCCGAATCTTCTGCTTGGATTTTCTCTGTCATGATCtactttacttttcttttatgcaCGCCACCTCATTAAAATTTCATCCAAGGGACTCTAATGTTGACACATCAcacacaaaacccaaatagctcacaatttttattttagaaaataaatatccGATTGAACTAACTTGAATTAACGTGGTCTTCTTccttcatcaatttttttcagCATCCCAGCACGCTCTCCTTTCCAACCTCACAGTCTCTCCTCTTCCCATATGAAATTCTGTTCTAGCTAATGCCCAAAATTTCTCATGCAACTCTGGTACTACTTTCATATCATAAACCCAATCTCTCAAGTATGAAATATGAATCAAAACATCTGagccaaacaaacaaatagtgAGCACAGTTGGCTGCATctatttttcttggaaaacGAATGGCCTTTCTAGAGCAATCTTTACTTATGTATAGatctattattttaattttttttccacataatttctttattttgtaattctagttatgttttttttttttttttttgagaaataagtGTAGGTTTATATTCCGATTCAGTTCAATTTTGATACGGGTTACGTGTGAAAACCATGGTTGAAATGGCTATGGTGGTCACGTATGACTCATTTGACATCTTCTCATCTTTCTTTGATGATAGCCCATTCAGTGAGAATATTTGTGTTGTGGTTCTTATTTTGTGAAGAACAATTATAGTCACAAGAATTGTGTTTGTTTCTATGATGAGAGTGATAGTAGAAGAGGACTAAGATAGAGGCATGGAGAAGATATTGTGtctttggaagaaaaaaaaattgaaaagaaaaaaatggaagagaaaaCGACTGCTCACGTTAGGTTTAGGaattgttttttataaaacaaaaattatgaGCCATCTAGGTTTTGTGTGTAATGTGTCAACATTAGAGTCCcttatatgaaattttaatgagGTGGCTCATATAGAAAAAGTGTATAGCAGATTATGATAGAGAATATCCAAGAAAAGGATCCGGGAGCGaccccccctttttttttgtccatCGGCGAGATCAAGGAACCAAAAAGATGAGCCATACATAGGTCTCCAAATATCGTGGATCCCACGAGAAAGGAGAGAATCAAAATAGTTCAAATCCAAATATCGGTGCCAAGGATCCATTTCAACATGACCATACTgtcttgtttcctttttccctTGAAATGGTCGGGAAAGAAAACACCACTACGGATTGTGAGTTACTGATTTTTGTCTCGAATTTGGGGCAAAGTGGACAGAATTACTGGACACTCGTCATTTTAGGGTTCAAGGCACCGTTCTATCGGCCTGATGTGGTGGTTTCAACGCTAATTTAACgtacaaattaaaacaaagtttctgtttttaaaaaaattattcctTCATAGGAGAGGACTTTCATAAAGATTGCCTAAATTAAGAAAACTTGCATAGCACGAGAACAAAAAAGGAACTGATTCTTCTCACACGatcatttttcttgtcaaatcTTCGTACTGACGTTTAAAAGCGGAGAAAGTACATAAAATTCCCTCCAAGTTGTTTTAACCCACAGGAGCATAAAAGTGGGAGAGCTaattaatacaaaataataCTGCAAATGgatattaaaatttcaaacgCGGCTACACCTCAAAGCCCTAGTTATGCCTGCCTGCTGCTACCTTTGTTTGTTGTGTGGAGGAAGGGCTGCAAGTTTCGAGAGACCACAAGTTCAAAGACTTATACATCAACTTTGAGCTTCTACCTCATAAAACAAATCGTTTAAAATCAATCAGTCTGACAGAAAAAACAGAACGTCCTGCGACACACTCCTTCATCCCATCCTCCAATATCCCTCCAAACTGATGCCTTCATTGTAAACTGAGAGACCCACACTTCAATTAAGACGGCACTGCATACAACAATAGTAGATTATTATGAGTAAGTGGGATCCTGTTAATTCATGTAACAAAGTGGAGAACAGGGCATCAAATTTGAATTGGTGAACCGATTGAGTACACATCCCACCAAAAGCTCCCTCAGTTTTCAAGGGAAGATGTAAGACATATATACCACTCGTATTTTACCcccttttttctgtttttaaaaaagaactATCCTTCTCTATTAAAGAGAAGAACtgtaacaaaatattgctgtTAAATTTTTCACTCGAGAAAACAAGTTGCAGGTGGCACTCCATGATCCGAATGAGTTATTCTCCACCCTTTATCCATTTTTACATTCCCGTATAAGACCCAAACAATTACGATAAAGAACAATCTCTacttctttccattttcaaatgaTATACCAAAAACTAGCAGTTAGCACACAATGAGAaatcatcaaacaaaaaaaagtaaggcCGAAATACTATTTAACTATCAAAGTCGACCGTGTATCAGAATGACACAAAATAAACTTGGAACCCAGCAAAGAAAACATACTGTATGTGGCAGTATCAATCTGTTCAGGAAGCTCCTTTATATCAACCTCAAACCTTTCCTGAACCTGCATTTATAAACCCAAAAAGATTAAAACTGACaaactgcaaaaaaaaaaaacaataaacaaagTGAAAGTTCAGAAGGAAAACTGATTCCATACATCATTAAGAACATCAGAGTCCGCTGCAGATGAAACAAATGTAATTGCCAGACCTTTGGTGCCAAACCTACCAGCTCTGCCAACCTGTAAAAATTTCGATGTAAACACTCGAAGTTAGATGCATGTATATTCACCAATATGTTAAATTTCATCTTAAAAGTAATAATATATCCAAACATATGTTTTGCATCAGGGATAATCTAAATAAGCTTATTCCATTCACAGTTCATCATATAACTCCTAAGAGACGCACAacacaacaaaataataataattgaataCCATTTGCATAAAAGATACACAACTGTGTATAAAAAGGCATCCGCAAATAGAATTGGGAACAAAAATAAGTTAATATTCCACACCGTACTTGCACTTCATTGGCATGCATATTCGATAGAACCATTGAACGTTCCAACCTTGCATATTAATGTTTGTCAACATGAACACAGCCACAAGTAAATGTATATGCATTCttatcatataaataaatgcaTTGTCAATATCGGGCCTCTCATTTTCTCGCAGCCACAAGTAAACCCATAATCCCTTTCTGGCAAAGATGCAAGGGCATATATTGATGTACTATCATAAGCAATACCcccaaaaagaagaggaagaaacagaaacaaaatcataaaGACAAATATGATACCTAcataaaaaattcagttaAACAACGGACTACTTTCAAACCAAGGAAATAATATTAACCTACCCTGTGTAAATAAGTGTCAGCAGAATCTGGCATGTCATAGTTGATAACGATGTTAACACGCTCAATATCGATTCCTCTGCCGACCAAATCTGTGGCCACAAGAATCCTGTTATGACCCTCCTTGAATCCTTTGTAGCGCTTCAACCTACAAAATGCATACCATTTAAGATTAAACGCCAGAAAATAACTTAGCCAAACAATGAGTTCAACAAGACACTACATATTGGAGATCAGGGCACTCAAAAAAGCTCGCTTGCTAAGTTTACATCAAACTTTATAAAAACTTCACACACGAAAAATCATCAGAGGGAAAATTACAAACCTTTCTTCTTGGTTCATTCCAGAATGGATGCATATAGAGGGAAAATTACACTCTGAAAGTAACTTGTTCAATTCAGCGGCTCTGCTTACGCTCTTGACGAATATAACAACTTGGTTGAAGTCCAGTGCATCAAGGAGGTCGTTCAACTTGCGGTTTTTCTCTGCCTCGGTTAACTTGATGTAGTGCTGAAATATCGTATATAAAGGTGAGATTCACATTAATGAATAAATATAATCAACTGAAAAGTCCACTTGCAAAATACAAACCTGTACTAGACCATGCAGTGTCAACTTGGCTTCATCGTCGACATATATTTCCATAGGCTGAAAGGAACAAATGTCACAGTAAATCATATTAGGGGCCTTCCTCAAGCTAATAGAATCCAGAACGAAATGAATGACGGATGCAGATCTCCTGAATCAAGATTCTGGTCCATCTGTTTTGTCTCCTCGAAGATACTTTTTCTAAATCACACCAAGCCACCACCATTTACACATTGACCCTCAATACTAAGAAATTTGACAGCTTACCCAGGCTGATCCCAGTTGACAACAACTCGATCACCCCACAGACCCACTCACCACCCACCCTCAACTAGCGAACCCCAAAATATCCTTGactgaaaaaaattaaacccATGGGTGacttactaaaaacaaaaaaaaagcccaaccCAGAGGGGAAAAATGAACCTAAGGATATGGTAATGCAGAACACAAGGCACTCATCCAACAGAACTGTGAGAACTCCTAAGAGATGGCCTCCTCCTTGTGtctcactttttcttttttactccAGTTGAACACCCTCGTCAAGCCGcaaattccaaataaatgacAGACTATGGTATCCATATTAACAAAATGCCAACGGCAAGCACGTCATCGAACCGCCGCATTCAACCTAATTACAAAACTCTTGGAGAAAGTGGGATTATGAAAAAAGAGACTTCAAAATTGAAGTAGAATCGGCCATGGGACATTACATCTTGCATAAATTTCTTGCAAACCGGGCGGATTTCTTTGCTGAGTGTTGCAGAAAACATCATCACTTGCTTATCATGCGGCGTCATCTTGAAAATCTCTTGCACGTCTCTCCTCATGTCTGCACAGAGTATAAGgcaaataataagaaaatgagTGAACAATAACTGAGACGTACATGAAAATTGAAACAGAGCACAAACATTATctgtaaaatgaaaaaagaagaaaaaaaaaatacctagTGATTCAAGCattttgtcacattcatcAAGGATGAAATGCCTCACATTCTTCAAGGAGAGGTCTTTATCCCTTGCCAATGCCAATATTCTTCCAGGCGTTCCAACAACAATGTGAGGGCATTCATTTTTCAGCAAATCTTTGTGAAGTTTGATATTGACACCACCGTAGAAGACAGCAACCTTGAGATCAGGCAAGTACGTACTGAACCTCTCAAATTCATGACAGATCTGCACAGGAGTTAATTAACATAAGTTGGGAATTTATATACATGAACGTAAggcaaaaaattaattgaacaataatattataagAAAGAATGCAAATCCCAAATGTACCTGGTAAGCTAATTCTCTAGTATGGCAAAGAACGAGTGCAGATACTTGGCCTGCTACAGGGTCAATCTGCTGCAAAGTTGATAGAACAAAAACAGCAGTTTTCCCCATCCCAGATTTAGCTTGACAAATGACATCCATTCCCAGGATAGCTTGAGGAATACATTCATGTTGCACTGATGAAGAACCAAAGAAAACCGCATCGATGGAACCATTGGTAAGTAAAACATAACCTCTCCAATCTTTTTATGAAAGTCTTTACCAAAAGCATACTAGTTCTCTGAATTCAAGATTATGATAGTAGAACAAATTACCTGCACAAACATGCATCAAATTGAATTAGAATTGAacacataaaaaacaaacaagtagAAGATAAaagagaacaagaaaaaaaaaagctactGAATCCTTATAACGGAAGCGAATTTCCAAAACATGTGCAAACTCTACTTAGGAGAGAAGGACCATTATCTGACCTAGAGCATAGCAATCCAGGAAGCTAAAAAAACTCCACCAACACCCTTCCCATTAGAGAAGGGTGGAAAGTCCATTTTCAATTGTATTTGTgcatttaaaagaatttaCATGATACATCAGAACAATCATTTTTAGGATTTAAGATAACTAAGAGTGAATTCATCCTTCTTAggatttaatttcttaaaggGCAAATTCATCCTTTATCGTCATTTGACTTGGAAAGGGAA
The window above is part of the Prunus dulcis chromosome 1, ALMONDv2, whole genome shotgun sequence genome. Proteins encoded here:
- the LOC117629124 gene encoding DEAD-box ATP-dependent RNA helicase 15, yielding MGETRDDVYEEELVDYEEEEEKAPDSAAKVNGEAPKKGYVGIHSSGFRDFLLKPELLRAIVDSGFEHPSEVQHECIPQAILGMDVICQAKSGMGKTAVFVLSTLQQIDPVAGQVSALVLCHTRELAYQICHEFERFSTYLPDLKVAVFYGGVNIKLHKDLLKNECPHIVVGTPGRILALARDKDLSLKNVRHFILDECDKMLESLDMRRDVQEIFKMTPHDKQVMMFSATLSKEIRPVCKKFMQDPMEIYVDDEAKLTLHGLVQHYIKLTEAEKNRKLNDLLDALDFNQVVIFVKSVSRAAELNKLLSECNFPSICIHSGMNQEERLKRYKGFKEGHNRILVATDLVGRGIDIERVNIVINYDMPDSADTYLHRVGRAGRFGTKGLAITFVSSAADSDVLNDVQERFEVDIKELPEQIDTATYMPS